One Trichormus variabilis 0441 genomic window, AATATAGCAAACAACAAAGAAAATAAACGCCCAAATACGACTACTAAAGCCGCAGGATTTATCAGTGCATGATTAACTGCGGTACTAATCTGGGATGGGACTAAACCCCAAGTGTTAATGAAAGCACCTAATTCACCACTCAGTTCTAGTTTGATTTCCCAAAGGAAGATAACAATATTAATACCAATCAACCAATAATTAATAATCGGTCGTTCACGAAAATGTAAGTTATCACTAATAGGAATCATTTAAATTTGTTAGTAGGGGCGGGTTTATGAAGATCATCGTCTGAGAGTGCGGATATCTGTAAACCCGCCCGTACATTTGTCAGTGGTTATTAGTTCTCCCCGCACCTTAAAGAATCTGTGGCAAGATTGGAATCAGACACAATGCACTCAAGTAGGTAAACTGGATGCTGGGAAACACACTTGTTGGAAGATACCAAATTATTAGCCACTTGGGAGGAGGGGGATTTGGTGAAACTTTTGTAGCTTGTGATACTCATCTACCAGGAATGCCTAAATGTGTAGTCAAGAAACTGCAACCCCAAGCAAATGACCAGGCTACCTTGGAAATAGCCAGGCGATTATTTGATACAGAGGCGCAAGTTTTATATAAATTGGGAAGTTGCGATCGCATTCCTCAACTTTTGGCTTATTTTGAGGAGAATGCAGAGTTCTATCTGGTACAGGAATTTATCCCTGGTCACGACCTGAGTAAAGAGTTAACGCCAGGAAAAGTCTTTACTCAAGATGAGGTGACAATACTATTACAAGAGATTCTGACCATCTTGGAATTTGTCCATGAGCAAAATGTAATTCATCGTGACATTAATCCGCGAAACTTACTCAGGCGACAGGATGGTAAGTTAATTCTCATCGACTTTGGGGCAGTGAAGCAAATCACCACCCAAATAGTGACCCCCACTGGTGAAAATAAATCTACTGTGATTATTGGTACACCAGGTTACATACCAGGAGAACAAGCCCAAGGTAATCCCAAGTTTAGTAGTGATATCTATGCTGTGGGGATAGTTGCAATTCAAGCATTGACGGGATTATTACCCCATCAACTAGAACATGATGCTGATACTCATGAAATTATCTGGCAAAATCATGCTCAAGTCTCATCAGAGTTTGCCAGATTTATAGACAAAATGGTGTGTTATGATTTCCGGCAACGCTATGCTTCAGCGACAACTGCATTACAAGCACTCACAGAATTAACAAAACCTGCGTCTGATACGATCGCCATAACTCCCACTTTACCACCTACCAAATTTAGATTTAATCACACTAAAAAAAGTATATTCATCAAGTTATTATTAGCAATTTTATTAATTAGTGCGACTGGTACAGCTTCAGTATTTGTTGTCAACAGTATTAATAGTAATAATGCTACAGAGTTGGCTAAACAAGGTAATACTTTTTTTGAATTGCAACGATACAAAGATGCCTTATCTGCTTATAAAAAAGCGGTTGATATTAGGCCAGATTATGCTCCTGCTTGGTATGGCAAAGGAAAAACCTTATTTCGACTCAAGCAATATCAAGACGCATTGACAGCTTATGATAAAGCCATTCAAATCCAACCAGATTATGTAGAAGCTTGGAGTGGTAGGGGTTTTAGTTTGCAAAGTTTACAACGTTATGCAGAAGCGATCGCCTCTTTTGATAAGGCTTTACAACTCAATGAAAATTATCCAGAAGTCTGGAATGCTAGAGGGGAAGCTTTTAGTAATTTAAAACAGTATGACCGAGCGATTAAATCTTATGATAAAGCCATTGAATTTAAATCAGATGCTTATGAAAGTTTTTATAATAAGGGATTAGCTTTGCAAAGCCTGAAAGAATATAATGAAGCCATAAATGCCTATAATAAAGCTATTGAAATTAAATCAGATTATGAGAGAGCATGGTATAATTTAGGAAATTCTCTAGTTAATCTGAACCGCTACGAAGATGCTTTTAAGGCTTATGACAAGGCAGTACAATATAAAACAGATTATGCTATAGCTTGGTTATCAAAAGGTAACGTCTTGATTATTTTACGACGTTATCCAGAAGCAATTGAATCTTTTAATCAAGTTATAAAATTTAATCCTAATAGTTATCAAGCATGGTATGGAAAAGGTTGGTCGCAACATCAAAACCAACGCTATGCAGAGGCAATAGAATCTTATAAGAAAGCAGCAACAATTAAGCCTAGTAATTATCAGGTTTGGTATAGTTTAGGCAATTCTCAGTATATTTTACAGCAATATCAAGAGGCGATCGCTTCTTATAACAAAGCAGTGCGTTACCAACCAAAGCATATTGAAAGTTGGTACAGTCGGGGTAATGCCTTATTTAGTTTAAAACAATATCAGGATGCGATCGCCTCCTATGAACAAGCCATTAAACATAAACCAGATTATAGCCAAGCAATTAACGCTCGTGACGAAGCCCAGCGTCAACTCCAAGCTGCAACACCAAAACCTGTAGTTATCCCAGTCATGCCTACTCCTGAATTTACTAATCCTTCCCAAGAGGATTAATTTATTATCTGTGGTAATGGGTAATTGGTAAAATAAATTATAAAATTTTATCTGCAATGGGATAGAGTATTAAACCACATCAAAAACAATTTAGAGACAATATACTTATTAGTTAGTACCGTTTTGTTTAAGTTGCACGGATGTTTAAATGATCCATTAGCTGGGTGTATATTCTTACTAAATAAATTAGCTACATTGTAAATAGTAAATACGGAAAAAATTGTTATTTAGAAATCTGCCAAAATGGCAACTTAAAGAATAATTGTTAAGTTATCTTTAACGGATATCAACCAGATTGGAACTTTTGTTATTGCAGTCTACCGAGTATTTTAAAAGCATTATCTCTTATATATAAAATCTGACTAGGAAAGTGTGTGAGTAGCACATCAAGCTCACATACTGAGAATATTTTCCTTCATCATAAAGTTCATATACCTTTAAACCCATCATGCTCACAGCTATTTGTACTTTATTTGAAGGTGATTACCACTACGGTGTGGGAAACCTGGTAAATTCTCTCTATAACCACGGTTTTCGTGGTGTAATTTGGGCAGGATATCGGGGTAATTTACCACCTTGGACTGAATCTGTTAAAAATGCTGAAGACTATCAGGAATTTACTGTTGCCCAGGATTGTGTAATTCGGTTTATTAAGTTAGACACTTACAAGTGTTTTACAAACTATAAACCAGATTTCATGCTCCAACTCTGGGAAAATTATTGCCCAGAAACAGAAGCAATATTTTATTTTGACCCTGATATTGTCAATAAAAGACGTTGGGCTTTTTATGAAGAGTGGGTTGGTCGAGGCATTGCTTTATGCGAAGATGCCTATGATTATATGCCTGCTAATGATCCTAATCGCATTGCTTGGAAGGAACTAGCAGAACGCCACGGTTATCATTCTCTTCGGCAACTAGATAGATATTACAATGCAGGTTTCATTGGAGTAAAACAGAATCAAAAAGACATACTAGTATTATGGAAAAATTTACTAGAAACTTTTGAATCTGCGGGATATTTTGACCTCCATAATTTTCATCTTTATTCGGAGCAATATCCTTATTTTTTAACTGATCAATGTGTTTTGAATTTAGCTGTAACATTGTCTCATGAACCCCTGAGTACTGTCAGCCGGTTGGGTATGGATTTCGGCAATGCTAGTACCTATCTGATGTCCCACGCATCAGGGGCAGCTATCAAGCCGTGGCGCAAAAAACTGCTTTTAAAAGCTTTGGATGGTGTTCCTCCTAGCTTGACTGATAAAGCCTATTGGCAACATACTCAATCACCAATTCAACTTTATCCAAGACGGTCATATTTGACGAAAAAAATTGAGTTACGCTGTGCATCTGCTATTGGGCGCTTTATCAGGCGTTCTTAATTTAATTGGTCAATAGTCAATGGTAATGTAGAGACGTTGCATGCAACGTCTCTACATTATTTATTGGGTGCAACTTCATAGAGAATTGGTATCAACTAACTCCTGTTATCAATTTGCGCGCGTTGTAAACTGCCGGAAAAGTCTACGTAAACGCTTTTCCATTCTGTGAACACATCTAAAGCGGTGGTGCCTGCTTCCCGGTGTCCGTTACCGGTTTGTTTGACACCACCAAAAGGCAGGTGTACTTCTGCGCCAATGGTGGGGCCGTTGATGTAGGTGATACCGACTTCAATGTCGCGCATGGCAACAAAGGCGCGATTGATGTCACGGGTGTAGACTGAGGAGGAAAGACCGTATTTGGTATCGTTAAGGATAGCGATCGCTTCTTCAAAGGTGCTAACCTCAATCAATGCTACTACTGGCCCGAATATCTCTTCACGGGCAACACGCATCTGTGGGGTGACATTATCTAAAATTGTTGGTTGAAAAAAGTAACCCTGTTTTAATTGTCCCTCGGTGACAATTTCCC contains:
- a CDS encoding serine/threonine-protein kinase, coding for MLGNTLVGRYQIISHLGGGGFGETFVACDTHLPGMPKCVVKKLQPQANDQATLEIARRLFDTEAQVLYKLGSCDRIPQLLAYFEENAEFYLVQEFIPGHDLSKELTPGKVFTQDEVTILLQEILTILEFVHEQNVIHRDINPRNLLRRQDGKLILIDFGAVKQITTQIVTPTGENKSTVIIGTPGYIPGEQAQGNPKFSSDIYAVGIVAIQALTGLLPHQLEHDADTHEIIWQNHAQVSSEFARFIDKMVCYDFRQRYASATTALQALTELTKPASDTIAITPTLPPTKFRFNHTKKSIFIKLLLAILLISATGTASVFVVNSINSNNATELAKQGNTFFELQRYKDALSAYKKAVDIRPDYAPAWYGKGKTLFRLKQYQDALTAYDKAIQIQPDYVEAWSGRGFSLQSLQRYAEAIASFDKALQLNENYPEVWNARGEAFSNLKQYDRAIKSYDKAIEFKSDAYESFYNKGLALQSLKEYNEAINAYNKAIEIKSDYERAWYNLGNSLVNLNRYEDAFKAYDKAVQYKTDYAIAWLSKGNVLIILRRYPEAIESFNQVIKFNPNSYQAWYGKGWSQHQNQRYAEAIESYKKAATIKPSNYQVWYSLGNSQYILQQYQEAIASYNKAVRYQPKHIESWYSRGNALFSLKQYQDAIASYEQAIKHKPDYSQAINARDEAQRQLQAATPKPVVIPVMPTPEFTNPSQED